One window of Trifolium pratense cultivar HEN17-A07 linkage group LG5, ARS_RC_1.1, whole genome shotgun sequence genomic DNA carries:
- the LOC123883524 gene encoding vacuolar-sorting receptor 6-like, with the protein MKLCMFYVLFIFLSYVHVQGRFVVEKNSITVLSPHKIRGKKDGAIGNFGLPNYGGYIVGSLVYPQKGSHGCEDFEGDKPFKFRSYRPTIVLLDRGDCYFALKVWHAQQAGAAAVLVADSIDETLITMDSPEESTDADGYIEKIVIPSALIDKSFGDSLKDSLNNKDEVLLRIDWRESVPHPDNRVEYEFWTNSNDECGARCDEQMNFVKNFKGHAQILERGGYTLFTPHYITWFCPQPFVESSQCKSQCINRGRYCAPDPEKDFGEGYEGKDVVYENLRQLCVHRVANESNRSWVWWDYVTDFHVRCSMKEKKYSKDCAEDVMKSLDLPIEKIKKCIGDPEADVENEVLKIEQTAQIGGGSRGDVTILPTLVLNNVQYRGKLERTSVLKAICAGFKETTEPQVCLSGDIETNECLERNGGCWQDRSANVTACKDTFRGRVCECPIVKGVQYKGDGYTTCEAFGPARCALNNGGCWSETRNKITFSACSESKVNGCHCPVGFLGDGNKCDDVDECKERSACQCDGCSCKNTWGSYDCKCKGNLLYIKEQDICIERSGSKFGKVIAFVVIAVVVGAGLAGYVFYKYRLRSYMDSEIMAIMSQYMPLDQQNNVVHAESEPLRQQGTV; encoded by the exons ATGAAACTCTGCATGTTTTATGTCTTGTTCATTTTTCTAAGCTATGTTCATGTTCAAGGTCGTTTTGTTGTGGAGAAAAACAGCATCACTGTTCTATCACCACATAAAATAAGAGGTAAAAAAGATGGTGCCATAGGAAACTTTGGTCTACCAAATTATGGAGGATATATTGTAGGATCACTTGTTTATCCACAAAAAGGCTCTCATGGTTGTGAAGATTTTGAAGGTGATAAGCCTTTCAAGTTTCGATCTTATCGTCCAACTATTGTTCTTCTTGATCGTGGAg ACTGTTATTTTGCCTTAAAGGTATGGCATGCTCAACAAGCTGGAGCTGCAGCAGTTTTAGTAGCAGACAGCATTGATGAGACACTGATAACAATGGATTCACCCGAGGAGAGCACTGATGCCGACGGCTACATAGAGAAGATTGTAATTCCATCAGCTCTAATAGACAAATCCTTTGGTGATTCATTAAAGGACTCATTAAACAACAAAGATGAAGTTTTGCTAAGAATAGATTGGAGGGAATCAGTACCTCACCCTGATAATCGAGTCGAGTACGAGTTCTGGACCAACAGCAATGACGAATGTGGTGCTCGTTGCGATGAACAGATGAATTTTGTGAAGAATTTCAAAGGTCATGCTCAGATTCTTGAGAGAGGCGGATATACATTGTTCACTCCGCATTATATAACATGGTTTTGTCCACAGCCATTTGTTGAAAGTAGTCAATGCAAGTCTCAATGTATAAATCGCGGAAGATATTGCGCGCCGGATccagagaaagattttggtgaaGGATATGAAGGGAAGGATGTAGTTTATGAGAATTTGAGGCAGCTTTGTGTCCATAGAGTAGCAAACGAGAGTAACCGTTCGTGGGTCTGGTGGGATTATGTAACTGATTTTCATGTTAGATGTTCTATGAAGGAGAAAAAATACAGCAAAGATTGTGCTGAAGATGTCATGAAATCATTAG ATCTTCCGATCGagaaaattaagaaatgtaTCGGTGATCCTGAAGCTGATGTAGAGAATGAAGTGCTAAAGATTGAACAAACAGCACAG ATTGGAGGAGGATCTCGTGGCGACGTCACCATTTTGCCAACATTGGTCTTAAACAATGTCCAGTATAGAG GAAAATTGGAGAGAACATCTGTCTTGAAGGCTATATGTGCTGGATTTAAGGAGACTACTGAACCTCAAGTTTGTTTAAGTGGAG ATATTGAAACTAATGAGTGTCTCGAAAGAAATGGTGGATGCTGGCAAGATAGAAGTGCTAATGTAACTGCTTGCAAG GATACTTTTAGGGGAAGAGTTTGTGAGTGTCCTATTGTGAAGGGAGTTCAGTATAAGGGTGATGGTTATACAACATGTGAAG CTTTTGGACCTGCAAGATGTGCTTTAAACAATGGAGGTTGTTGGTCAGAAACTAGAAATAAGATAACTTTCTCGGCTTGCTCA GAATCCAAGGTAAATGGCTGCCACTGTCCAGTTGGATTTCTTGGAGATGGCAACAAATGTGACG ATGTTGATGAATGTAAGGAAAGAAGTGCTTGTCAGTGTGATGGTTGCAGCTGTAAGAACACTTGGGGTAGTTATGATTGTAAGTGCAAAGGAAATCTTCTATATATCAAGGAACAAGATATTTGTATTG AAAGAAGTGGATCAAAATTTGGAAAGGTCATCGCCTTTGTGGTCATAGCAGTTGTTGTCGGAGCTGGTCTAGCCGGTTACGTATTCTACAAATATAGACTCCGG TCTTACATGGATTCTGAGATTATGGCTATCATGTCACAATACATGCCACTGGACCAGCAAAATAATGTAGTTCACGCTGAATCTGAGCCTTTACGACAACAAGGAACGGTGTAA